One Azoarcus sp. DN11 DNA segment encodes these proteins:
- a CDS encoding 3-hydroxyacyl-CoA dehydrogenase: MQLEHSTFIITGGASGLGEATVRAFHAAGANVVIADLNSTAGEKLADELGPRAAFHRTDVASEADARGCVGLARERFGGLQGLVNCAGIGTAAKVLGKDGPHPLDVFARIVNVNLVGTFNMIRIASEAMAQGEANAGGERGVIVNTASVAAYDGQIGQAGYAASKGGIVSMTLPIARELARFGIRVVTIAPGLFLTPMMKGLPEDVQKSLGESVPFPPRLGEPAEYAQLARSIVENAMLNGETIRLDGAIRLAPR; encoded by the coding sequence ATGCAACTCGAACACAGCACCTTCATCATTACCGGCGGCGCGTCGGGACTCGGTGAAGCCACCGTGCGCGCCTTCCACGCGGCCGGCGCGAACGTCGTCATCGCCGATCTCAATTCAACCGCCGGCGAGAAGCTCGCCGACGAGCTCGGTCCGCGTGCGGCCTTCCATCGCACCGACGTCGCTTCGGAAGCTGACGCGCGCGGCTGCGTCGGGCTCGCCCGGGAGCGCTTCGGCGGCCTGCAGGGGCTCGTGAACTGTGCCGGCATCGGCACGGCGGCGAAGGTGCTCGGCAAGGACGGTCCGCATCCGCTCGACGTCTTCGCGCGCATCGTGAACGTGAACCTCGTCGGCACCTTCAATATGATCCGGATCGCGTCCGAGGCGATGGCGCAGGGCGAGGCGAATGCCGGCGGCGAGCGCGGCGTGATCGTCAATACCGCGTCGGTCGCGGCCTACGACGGCCAGATCGGTCAGGCTGGGTATGCGGCATCGAAGGGCGGTATCGTGTCGATGACGCTGCCGATCGCGCGTGAGCTCGCCCGCTTCGGCATCCGCGTCGTGACGATCGCGCCGGGCCTGTTCCTGACGCCGATGATGAAGGGGCTGCCGGAGGACGTGCAGAAATCGCTTGGCGAGTCGGTGCCGTTCCCGCCGCGGCTCGGCGAACCGGCCGAGTACGCGCAGCTCGCGCGCTCGATCGTCGAGAATGCGATGCTCAACGGCGAGACGATTCGGCTGGATGGCGCGATAAGGCTCGCTCCGCGGTGA
- a CDS encoding response regulator — translation MAARILLVEDNPANLELVSYLLEAAGHTVLIAEDGQQALELACREPLPELIVSDLRMPVMDGFEMLRHIRTHETLRNIPIIAVTAFSMSGDQTRVMLAGFDGYISKPIVPETFVSEVEAYLRAGRRKAGPVADE, via the coding sequence ATGGCAGCACGCATTCTCCTCGTCGAGGACAACCCGGCGAACCTCGAGCTGGTCAGCTATCTGCTCGAAGCAGCCGGGCACACCGTGCTGATCGCCGAGGACGGGCAGCAGGCACTGGAGCTCGCGTGCCGCGAGCCCTTGCCGGAGCTCATTGTCAGCGATCTGCGCATGCCGGTGATGGACGGCTTCGAAATGCTTCGTCACATCCGCACGCACGAAACCCTGCGCAACATTCCTATCATCGCAGTCACGGCGTTTTCCATGTCGGGTGACCAGACGCGGGTCATGCTCGCCGGTTTCGACGGCTACATCTCCAAGCCGATCGTCCCGGAGACCTTCGTCAGCGAGGTCGAAGCCTATCTGCGCGCCGGGCGGCGCAAGGCCGGTCCGGTAGCCGACGAGTGA
- a CDS encoding thiolase family protein, which translates to MTNPYSASEAAAHARAYDDIWLVAGQRTPFADYNGPLRDVSPTDLGIFAARALFEKSGIPAGEIDAIVAGNMAQASFDAYFLPRHIGLYAGVNPAVPALLVQRLCGTGFETILAGADQISLGKAKVALCVGTESMSRNPIAAYTHRAGFRMGQLDFRDFLWEATKDTAPGDSMGDTAENLAKRYGISREEVDRFAAQSFARACAAWESGYFADEVVPVVNAKWDLPGYNPRALKLADRAECVDRDGHVRPTSLETLQKLKPAFGGVQTGGNSSAIVDGAAAVIVAHGDWVRAHGVKPLARIVAGASVAVPPEIMGIGPAPAIRVAAAKAGLRVGELGRVEINEAFGAQYLACEKELELDRDKTNVHGGAIAIGHPLGASGVRLTTTVARELREAGLQYGVSSACCGGGQGVAIVVENSNA; encoded by the coding sequence ATGACTAATCCTTACTCAGCATCCGAGGCCGCGGCGCACGCGCGCGCCTACGACGACATCTGGCTGGTGGCCGGGCAGCGCACGCCCTTCGCCGACTACAACGGCCCGCTGCGCGATGTGTCGCCGACCGACCTCGGGATCTTCGCGGCGCGCGCGCTGTTCGAAAAGAGCGGCATCCCGGCCGGCGAGATCGACGCGATCGTCGCCGGCAACATGGCGCAGGCGAGCTTCGACGCCTACTTCCTGCCGCGCCATATCGGCCTGTATGCGGGGGTGAATCCGGCCGTGCCGGCGCTGCTGGTGCAGCGCCTGTGCGGCACCGGCTTCGAGACCATCCTTGCGGGCGCCGACCAGATCTCGCTCGGCAAGGCGAAGGTCGCGTTGTGCGTGGGCACCGAGTCGATGTCGCGGAACCCGATCGCCGCCTATACGCACCGCGCGGGCTTTCGCATGGGACAACTCGATTTCCGCGATTTCCTGTGGGAGGCGACCAAGGACACCGCGCCGGGCGACAGCATGGGCGACACCGCCGAGAACCTCGCCAAGCGCTACGGCATCTCGCGCGAAGAGGTCGACCGCTTCGCCGCGCAGAGCTTCGCGCGCGCCTGCGCCGCGTGGGAGTCGGGGTATTTCGCGGACGAGGTCGTGCCCGTCGTCAATGCGAAGTGGGATCTGCCGGGCTACAACCCGCGCGCGCTGAAGCTTGCTGATCGCGCCGAGTGCGTGGACCGCGACGGCCATGTGCGTCCGACTTCGCTGGAGACGCTGCAGAAGCTGAAGCCGGCCTTCGGCGGCGTGCAGACGGGCGGCAACAGTTCGGCGATCGTCGACGGCGCGGCCGCGGTGATCGTCGCGCACGGCGACTGGGTGCGGGCGCATGGCGTGAAGCCGCTGGCGCGCATCGTCGCCGGCGCTTCGGTGGCGGTGCCGCCGGAGATCATGGGCATCGGCCCGGCGCCGGCCATCCGCGTGGCGGCGGCGAAGGCGGGGTTGAGGGTGGGCGAGCTCGGCCGTGTCGAGATCAACGAGGCCTTCGGCGCGCAGTACCTCGCGTGCGAGAAGGAGCTGGAGCTGGATCGCGACAAGACCAACGTGCATGGCGGGGCGATCGCGATCGGGCACCCGCTGGGGGCGTCGGGCGTGCGGCTGACGACGACGGTGGCGCGCGAGCTGCGCGAGGCCGGGCTGCAGTACGGGGTGTCGTCGGCGTGCTGCGGCGGCGGCCAGGGTGTGGCGATCGTCGTCGAGAACAGCAACGCGTAG
- a CDS encoding crotonase/enoyl-CoA hydratase family protein — protein MSEELVKTSFENDIYTVMLARPAKRNAISDRLLNAIDAAFAAVPEGTRVIVLGGEGEHFCAGLDLTEHQHRDPFGVMQHSRSWHRVFDRIQNGGIPVVAALHGAVIGGGLELATATHVRVAEPNTIYQLPEGRHGIFVGGGASVRVAKIIGAGRMCEMMLTGRILESDEGQRLGLSHYLVGPGEALAKAQQLARRIAENAPMANWAMVTAVARIDNLASDDGLFVESLTAALTQTSPEVAERIGHFLQRKGQGPQR, from the coding sequence ATGAGCGAAGAACTGGTCAAGACCTCATTCGAGAACGACATCTACACGGTGATGCTGGCGCGCCCTGCAAAGCGCAACGCGATCAGCGACCGCCTCCTGAACGCCATCGACGCCGCGTTCGCCGCGGTGCCCGAAGGCACGCGCGTGATCGTGCTCGGCGGCGAAGGTGAGCACTTCTGTGCCGGGCTGGATCTCACCGAGCACCAGCACCGCGACCCCTTCGGCGTGATGCAGCACTCGAGGAGCTGGCACCGCGTGTTCGACCGCATCCAGAACGGTGGCATCCCGGTGGTGGCGGCGCTGCACGGTGCGGTGATCGGCGGCGGGCTGGAGCTGGCGACGGCGACCCACGTGCGTGTCGCCGAGCCGAACACGATCTACCAGCTGCCCGAAGGCCGCCACGGCATCTTCGTCGGCGGCGGCGCCTCGGTGCGTGTCGCCAAGATCATCGGCGCGGGGCGCATGTGCGAAATGATGCTGACCGGGCGCATCCTCGAATCCGACGAGGGCCAGCGCCTCGGCCTGTCGCACTACCTCGTCGGCCCCGGCGAGGCGCTGGCGAAGGCGCAGCAGCTCGCGCGCCGCATCGCCGAGAACGCACCGATGGCGAACTGGGCGATGGTCACGGCCGTCGCGCGCATCGACAACCTCGCGAGCGACGACGGCCTGTTCGTCGAATCGCTGACCGCCGCACTGACACAGACCAGCCCGGAAGTCGCCGAGCGCATCGGGCACTTCCTGCAACGCAAGGGACAGGGACCGCAGCGATGA
- a CDS encoding PAS domain-containing hybrid sensor histidine kinase/response regulator, whose amino-acid sequence MTMDVCGLLLDELPDAFVVQSPEGIVRHWSRSAEAIFGYPADEVVGRDLLELIVPADCADEERGLRRDVLEAGAAAIESLRRRKDHSLVYVSISAKLVRDGQGRPQYVILCAKDVTQLKVMRDAKLVEARYGKLLESMPDGIVLVNASGRIVFANSQAEAMFGYEGGRLLGRPVEALLPERLRGAHVAHRSGYFGQMRTRAMGMGLELYGLRQDGTEFPVEIGLSPLGTEEGTLVTSAIRDITERKRFERALHEKNVELAKANAAKDRFLASMSHELRTPLNAIIGFTGTLLMQLPGPLNEVQEKQLRRVKSSGQHLLELINDLLDIAKIEAGKIELNVEPVDCRAVIEEIVATLRPQAEGKGLAFAVEEVADDPLQLLTDRRALSQIVINLVQNAIKFTERGSVTLRLARRKENGRPLVVVSVCDTGIGIGEEDCQRLFAPFSRIMPRSGKFAEGTGLGLHLSQKLAERMGGQIVVESAPGSGSTFSLVLPEG is encoded by the coding sequence ATGACGATGGACGTTTGCGGTCTCCTGCTGGACGAGTTGCCCGATGCGTTCGTGGTGCAGTCGCCCGAGGGGATCGTCCGGCACTGGAGCAGGAGTGCCGAAGCCATTTTCGGCTACCCGGCCGACGAGGTCGTCGGACGGGACCTGCTCGAACTGATCGTGCCGGCGGATTGTGCGGACGAGGAGCGCGGCCTGCGTCGCGACGTGCTGGAAGCGGGGGCGGCGGCGATCGAATCGCTGCGCCGGCGCAAGGACCACTCGCTCGTGTATGTGTCGATCTCGGCGAAGCTGGTGCGAGACGGGCAGGGGCGGCCGCAGTATGTGATCCTCTGCGCGAAGGATGTCACCCAGCTCAAGGTGATGCGTGACGCGAAGCTCGTCGAGGCGCGCTACGGCAAGCTGCTGGAATCCATGCCCGACGGCATCGTGCTGGTCAACGCGTCGGGGCGTATCGTGTTTGCGAACAGCCAGGCCGAGGCGATGTTCGGCTACGAGGGCGGCCGACTGCTGGGGCGGCCAGTCGAAGCGCTGCTGCCGGAACGCCTGCGCGGCGCCCATGTGGCGCATCGTTCGGGCTACTTCGGCCAGATGCGCACGCGGGCGATGGGCATGGGGCTGGAGCTCTACGGGCTGCGGCAGGACGGGACCGAATTCCCGGTGGAGATCGGCCTCAGCCCGCTTGGAACGGAGGAGGGCACGCTGGTGACCAGCGCGATCCGCGACATTACCGAACGCAAGCGCTTCGAGCGCGCGCTGCACGAGAAGAACGTGGAGCTCGCGAAGGCGAACGCCGCGAAGGACCGCTTCCTCGCGAGCATGAGCCACGAGCTGCGCACGCCGCTCAACGCGATCATCGGCTTCACCGGCACCTTGCTGATGCAGCTGCCGGGGCCGCTCAACGAGGTGCAGGAAAAGCAGCTGCGCCGCGTCAAGTCGAGCGGCCAGCACCTGCTCGAGCTGATCAACGATCTCCTCGACATCGCGAAGATCGAGGCGGGCAAGATCGAGCTGAACGTCGAACCGGTGGACTGCCGGGCAGTCATAGAAGAGATCGTCGCAACCCTGCGGCCGCAGGCCGAAGGCAAGGGGCTGGCGTTCGCGGTCGAGGAGGTGGCCGACGATCCGCTGCAGCTCCTGACCGACCGGCGGGCGCTCAGCCAGATCGTCATCAACCTCGTGCAGAACGCGATCAAATTCACCGAGCGCGGCAGCGTGACGCTGCGGCTCGCGCGCCGCAAGGAAAACGGCCGGCCGCTGGTGGTGGTGAGCGTCTGCGACACGGGCATCGGGATCGGCGAGGAGGATTGCCAGCGCCTGTTCGCGCCGTTCTCGCGCATCATGCCGCGCAGCGGGAAGTTCGCCGAGGGCACCGGCCTCGGGTTGCACCTGAGCCAGAAGCTCGCCGAACGCATGGGCGGGCAGATCGTCGTCGAGAGCGCGCCCGGTTCGGGCAGCACGTTCTCGCTCGTCCTGCCGGAGGGGTGA
- a CDS encoding acyl-CoA dehydrogenase family protein: MTDYTAPLRDMNFILRELAGLDAVAALPGCEEATPDVVEAILGEAGKFAAGVLAPINRAGDLQGCRLEADGRVTSPEGWKEAWQQYVEAGWIGLSLPVEFGGQGLPKLVSTPVWEMWFSTNMAFTMLPQLNVSQAEALRIAASDPLKQTWLPKVVSGEWGSTMNLTEPQAGSDLAATRARAEPAPDGTYRVVGQKIFISWGEHELTENIVHLVLARLPDAPAGVKGLSLFLVPKYLPDAEGRPGAKNDVRCISIEHKMGIHGSPTCTMSYGDAGGAVGWLVGEPNRGLETMFIMMNEARFGVGVQGAGLAERAYQMALAYARERVQGRDAITGEAGKPILCHPDVKRMLLSLRARVMAMRALLYTAAAWFDTAHHHPDAAVAGKAQRYVDLLMPVAKGWCTEVGQQACWDAIQVFGGMGFVEETGIAQFARDSRIITIYEGTTGIQANDLVGRKILREGGETLRELIAELRATVSALRVEPGFGPIADGLAENVAALSEATHWLLAAGKERYAEALAAAVPFLHLLGTVCGSWQMARLVLAARRRLAAGEGDAAYHASLVELARFWMASFAPQAAAHLRTVQSAGAPLTAFDDALL; the protein is encoded by the coding sequence ATGACCGACTACACCGCGCCGCTGCGCGACATGAATTTCATCCTGCGCGAGCTTGCGGGGCTCGACGCCGTCGCGGCGCTGCCGGGCTGCGAGGAAGCGACACCGGACGTCGTCGAGGCAATCCTCGGCGAGGCGGGCAAGTTCGCCGCTGGGGTGCTCGCGCCGATCAACCGCGCGGGCGACCTGCAGGGCTGCCGCCTGGAGGCGGACGGGCGCGTGACAAGCCCGGAGGGTTGGAAGGAGGCGTGGCAGCAGTACGTCGAAGCCGGCTGGATTGGGCTGTCGCTGCCGGTCGAGTTCGGCGGGCAAGGGCTGCCGAAGCTGGTGTCGACGCCGGTATGGGAGATGTGGTTCTCCACCAACATGGCCTTCACGATGCTGCCGCAGTTGAACGTGAGCCAGGCGGAAGCCCTGCGCATCGCGGCGAGCGATCCACTGAAGCAGACCTGGCTGCCCAAGGTGGTGAGCGGCGAGTGGGGCAGCACGATGAACCTCACCGAGCCGCAGGCGGGCTCGGATCTCGCGGCGACGCGCGCCCGCGCCGAGCCGGCGCCGGATGGCACGTATCGCGTGGTCGGCCAGAAGATCTTCATCTCCTGGGGCGAGCACGAACTCACCGAGAACATCGTCCATCTCGTCCTCGCGCGCCTGCCCGATGCGCCCGCGGGCGTGAAGGGGCTGTCGCTCTTCCTCGTGCCGAAGTACCTGCCCGATGCGGAAGGCCGCCCGGGCGCGAAGAACGACGTGCGCTGCATTTCAATCGAGCACAAGATGGGCATCCACGGCAGCCCGACCTGCACGATGAGCTACGGGGATGCGGGCGGGGCGGTCGGCTGGCTGGTCGGCGAGCCGAACCGCGGGCTGGAAACCATGTTCATCATGATGAACGAGGCGCGCTTCGGCGTCGGCGTGCAGGGCGCGGGGTTGGCCGAGCGCGCCTACCAGATGGCGCTCGCGTATGCGCGCGAACGCGTGCAGGGGCGCGACGCGATCACCGGCGAGGCGGGCAAGCCCATCCTGTGCCATCCGGACGTCAAGCGCATGCTGCTGTCGCTGCGCGCGCGCGTGATGGCGATGCGGGCGCTGCTGTACACGGCGGCGGCGTGGTTCGACACCGCCCACCATCATCCCGACGCGGCGGTCGCGGGCAAGGCGCAGCGCTACGTCGACCTGCTGATGCCGGTCGCGAAGGGCTGGTGCACCGAGGTCGGGCAGCAGGCCTGCTGGGATGCGATCCAGGTCTTCGGCGGCATGGGCTTCGTCGAGGAGACCGGCATCGCGCAGTTCGCGCGCGATTCGCGCATCATCACGATCTACGAGGGCACGACCGGCATCCAGGCGAACGACCTGGTCGGGCGGAAGATCCTGCGCGAGGGCGGCGAGACCCTGCGCGAGCTGATCGCCGAGCTGCGTGCGACGGTTTCGGCGCTGCGTGTCGAGCCCGGTTTCGGCCCGATCGCCGATGGCCTTGCCGAGAACGTCGCGGCGTTGAGCGAAGCGACGCACTGGCTGCTCGCCGCGGGCAAGGAGCGCTACGCCGAGGCGCTCGCGGCAGCCGTGCCTTTTCTGCATCTCCTCGGCACCGTCTGCGGCAGCTGGCAGATGGCGCGGCTCGTGCTCGCCGCTCGCCGGCGCCTGGCGGCGGGCGAGGGCGACGCCGCCTACCACGCGAGTCTCGTCGAGTTGGCCCGGTTCTGGATGGCGAGTTTCGCGCCGCAGGCCGCGGCGCACCTGCGCACCGTGCAGTCGGCCGGCGCGCCGCTGACGGCCTTCGACGACGCCCTGCTCTGA